From Scleropages formosus chromosome 9, fSclFor1.1, whole genome shotgun sequence, one genomic window encodes:
- the LOC108930542 gene encoding transmembrane protein 79-like, with product MTSTGHFASKRGTKEFDSVKESISDIINQLQDIDPARLSFSPFLDLDTQISLAPVSDSPESSVEELHSPSHSVPGSQHSLEPLSAGEHLDRGNSCCKETCDTFSEQPRRISRKKGAVVGTMVNDLHMVTNLEDYCDNHNIIPVQALEGGILTGRDTEGSPLEATNLDSTVDEGIPLIRAPPDCIELAVWDSQEQQESGATLEAADKGCCSCSQCCLSGRVPAACSAFAALLILPGILYALYFYLPLDAPHCPDLVSRLIFTLHCCIVSALPVLLGMLSSAVCRFCSASMDPVGECPRRSLFLQLFVTSSTEQLFLYTLNLAVMATFLHQDQLKAVPILSGIFVAGRLVYWLSLHVCSAWRGFGSGLTVFPLLAMVVFNLYHLFDLAIRQFLPELEHTNSLFPTPSAWPIHIPGQMDFLPTGCSDTQSGRGYC from the exons ATGACATCAACAGGACACTTTGCCTCCAAGCGTGGGACTAAGGAGTTTGACAGTGTGAAGGAGTCTATCAGTGACATCATCAACCAGTTACAGGACATTGACCCAGCACGTTTATCCTTCTCCCCCTTCCTGGATCTGGACACCCAGATTTCCTTGGCACCAGTGTCTGATAGTCCAGAGTCCTCTGTAGAAGAGCTGCACTCTCCTTCTCACTCTGTGCCTGGTTCCCAGCACTCCTTGGAACCCCTGTCTGCAGGAGAACACCTTGATC GAGGCAATTCATGCTGCAAGGAGACTTGCGATACCTTCTCGGAACAACCAAGGCGTATTTCCAGGAAGAAGGGTGCAGTGGTGGGGACTATGGTCAATGACCTCCATATGGTGACGAATTTAGAAGATTACTGTGACAATCATAACATTATTCCTGTACAAGCTCTTGAGGGTGGCATCCTCACGGGTAGGGATACAGAGGGGAGTCCCTTGGAGGCCACCAATCTAGATTCAACTGTCGATGAAGGCATCCCACTGATAAGGGCCCCGCCAGACTGCATTGAGCTGGCTGTGTGGGATTCACAAGAGCAGCAGGAGAGTGGAGCCACACTAGAGGCTGCAGACAAGGggtgctgctcctgctctcAATGTTGCCTGAGTGGCCGTGTTCCAGCAGCTTGCTCAGCATTTGCTGCCCTTCTGATTCTTCCTGGAATTTTGTATGCACTCTACTTCTACCTACCCCTGGATGCCCCCCACTGTCCTGATCTGGTCAGCCGACTGATCTTCACACTGCATTGCTGTATAGTGTCGGCTCTGCCTGTCTTGCTAG GTATGTTGTCCAGTGCTGTATGCCGGTTCTGTTCCGCATCCATGGATCCAGTGGGAGAGTGCCCTAGAAGATCCTTATTTCTGCAGTTATTTGTCACCTCATCCACTGAGCAGCTGTTCCTCTACACCCTTAATCTTGCTGTCATGGCAACATTCCTGCATCAAGATCAGCTAAAGGCTGTGCCTATTCTGTCTGGAATCTTTGTTGCAGGGAG ATTGGTCTACTGGCTCTCCCTTCATGTTTGCAGTGCCTGGAGAGGTTTTGGTTCAGGGCtcactgtttttcctcttctaGCTATGGTAGTCTTCAACTTGTACCATTTATTTGACCTAGCTATCAGGCAGTTTCTCCCTGAGttggaacacacaaactctctctTCCCCACTCCCTCTGCCTGGCCAATACACATACCAGGACAGATGGATTTCTTGCCTACAGGCTGTTCGGACACACAAAGCGGCAGAGGATACTGTTGA
- the ctdspl3 gene encoding CTD small phosphatase-like protein 2 → MKLRSRSTGVAVAVGTPRKKCQLSRRAPAARRGRTKVATQENPAECSDEEDVPVVRRSSIMKARARRKPWPSDNSKGATFHQEEAMNPDQCFFGYSTFSPVNKMEDDNRVFNPYTFIKNIPSQSLLSKPCVREIPLKTRSTPEATLVLDLEETLVYSSLSMIAKASYTFDIHFQDCEYKVYLILRPYVKEFLNRMSKHFEIFVYTSAKKEYAEKILEILDSEKKSFRHRLYREDCFCVLGHYVKDLGVLERDLAKTVVLGTAPHTFPYHVMNMIPIKSWTGDKEDKELQKLVPYLEKLSEAADFRHVLKRRTDHLHRLLSED, encoded by the exons ATGAAACTTCGATCGAGGAGCACTGGCgtggcggtggcggtggggACTCCGCGCAAAAAATGCCAGCTTTCCAGAAGAGCCCCGGCGGCTCGCCGTGGGCGAACGAAG GTTGCTACCCAAGAGAACCCTGCAGAATGCTCCGATGAGGAGGACGTGCCAGTGGTCAGAAGGTCTTCCATCATGAAAGCAAGGGCCAGACGAAAGCCTTGGCCATCAGACAACAGCAAAg GTGCGACATTTCATCAAGAGGAAGCAATGAACCCAGACCAGTGTTTCTTTGGTTATAGTACATTTAGCCCTGTGAATAAAATGGAAGACGATAACCGAGTGTTTAACCC TTACACTTTCATCAAAAACATTCCATCACAGTCTCTGCTGTCAAAGCCTTGTGTGCGGGAAATCCCACTGAAGACAAGGAGCACCCCTGAAGCCACACTTGTCTTAGATCTG GAGGAGACGCTTGTGTACAGTTCTCTTAGCATGATTGCAAAGGCCAGCTACACTTTTGACATACATTTTCAGGATTGTGAATACAAA GTCTACCTGATTCTAAGGCCATATGTCAAAGAATTTTTGAACAGAATGTCAAAACACTTTGAG ATCTTTGTGTATACTTCTGCTAAGAAAGAATATGCAGAAAAAATCTTGGAGATACTGGACTCTGAAAAAAAGTCCTTTAG ACATCGTTTGTACCGTGAGGACTGTTTTTGTGTTCTTGGCCACTATGTAAAGGACCTGGGTGTACTGGAAAGGGACCTGGCGAAGACAGTGGTTTTAGGCACCGCACCCCACACTTTCCCGTACCAT GTAATGAACATGATTCCTATTAAGAGCTGGACAGGAGACAAGGAGGACAAAGAGCTGCAGAAGCTGGTTCCATACCTTGAAAAACTGTCCGAAGCT GCTGATTTTCGACATGTGTTGAAGAGAAGGACAGACCATTTGCACAGGCTGCTCTCTGAAGACTGA
- the LOC108930528 gene encoding proprotein convertase subtilisin/kexin type 4-like translates to MHLRVPRQSLQPHYLYNVRLKKDPESEDFELNVVSAWALGYTGKGVVVSVIDDGIEKSHPDILGNYDPQASYDMNDNDDNPEPRYTLKNENSHGTRCAGQVAAVANNGVCGVGVAFQAKIGGVRMLDGHLTDLIEAKSLNFNQQHIDIYSASWGPEDNGKIVDGPSFLTQEAFIRGINNGRGGLGSIYVWASGNGGINYDNCNLDGYVNSIYTLSVSSATERGTVPVYSEPCSAILTTTYSGGSLHHRKTVTTDLRHSCTSSHTGTSASAPLAAGIIALALEANPTLTWRDVQHITVRASRPANLRVNDWHINGAGRPVSHYYGFGLLDAGMFVDLARKWKPVRPQRKCLIDVITRPLELHGDLVLKWNVTACLRTRNWISSLEHIQARLTLSYIRRGDLIIVLMSPSGTPSVLTTVRPLDKSHKGYTNWAFMSTHAWDEEPSGEWALKIVNIRGWSSTGILSKFQLQLYGTEENMRGRRTERAVVQQCSVLNSDGTCKECIYPLYKFENICLVSCPPRYYEWGSNSTDSIRLCQPCHKSCQTCFGPWENNCLDCPPYSTLDLQLGTCSAVVYPWDHRGKIMDDVKQSTTMLGILVGGLLSLICLCWVLMWIASRVIRSRTAARNQVSQSGYASEVRDIEMATFNLEETQSA, encoded by the exons ATGCACCTGAGGGTCCCACGACAATCATTACAGCCCCATTATTTGTATAATGTGCGGCTCAAGAAGGATCCAGAg AGTGAAGATTTTGAGCTGAATGTAGTGTCAGCTTGGGCTTTAGGATACACAGGAAAAGGGGTAGTGGTGTCAGTCATAGATGACGGCATTGAGAAGAGTCACCCAGATATTTTGGGCAACTAT GACCCACAGGCCAGCTATGACATGAATGATAATGATGACAACCCTGAACCTCGATACAcactaaaaaatgaaaacag TCATGGGACACGCTGTGCTGGACAAGTGGCTGCTGTGGCAAATAATGGAGTGTGTGGAGTTGGGGTAGCATTTCAAGCTAAGATCGGAG GGGTTCGGATGTTGGATGGTCATTTGACTGACCTAATAGAGGCCAAGTCTCTAAACTTCAACCAACAGCATATTGATATATATAGTGCCAGTTGGGGACCTGAAGACAATGGCAAGATTGTGGATGGGCCAAGCTTCTTGACCCAGGAGGCTTTCATCAGAGGCATAAACAAT ggCCGTGGAGGTTTGGGTTCGATATATGTTTGGGCCTCTGGGAATGGCGGCATCAACTATGACAACTGTAACCTTGATGGTTATGTCAATAGCATTTACACACTGTCTGTCAGCAGTGCCACAGAGAGGGGAACTGTGCCTGTCTACAGTGAGCCTTGTTCCGCCATTCTAACGACTACCTACAGCGGCGGCAGCCTGCATCACcgcaaaact GTCACAACAGACCTGCGGCACTCTTGTACCTCATCTCATACTGGAACGTCTGCATCCGCCCCTTTGGCTGCTGGGATCATCGCACTGGCTTTAGAGGCAAA CCCTACACTGACCTGGCGTGACGTGCAGCACATCACAGTTCGAGCTTCCAGACCAGCAAATCTGCGAGTGAATGACTGGCATATAAATGGAGCAGGCAGACCTG TTAGCCATTATTACGGGTTTGGACTGCTCGACGCTGGGATGTTTGTGGACCTGGCCAGGAAATGGAAACCTGTTAGACCTCAAAGGAAGTGCCTCATTGATGTCATCACCAGACCCCT TGAACTACATGGGGATTTAGTGCTGAAGTGGAATGTGACAGCATGCCTGAGAACCAGAAACTGGATTTCATCGCTGGAACATATCCAAGCAAGACTCACACTGAGCTACATCCGACGTGGAGATCTGATTATTGTTCTCATGAGCCCCTCGGGAACACCCTCCGTCTTGACCACTGTCAG GCCTCTTGATAAATCTCATAAGGGATACACCAACTGGGCCTTCATGAGTACGCACGCCTGGGACGAGGAACCCAGTGGAGAATGGGCCCTCAAAATAGTGAATATCAGAGGCTGGTCCAGCACAG GTATCTTGTCAAAGTTCCAACTACAGCTTTATGGGACAGAGGAGAATATGAGAGGACGTCGCACAGAGCGCGCAGTGGTTCAGCAGTGTTCAGTTCTCAATTCCGATGGTACTTGTAAAG aatGCATCTATCCTTTATACAAGTTTGAGAACATCTGCTTGGTCTCCTGCCCCCCTCGTTATTACGAATGGGGCAGTAACAGCACCGACTCAATTCGTCTTTGCCAGCCGTGCCACAAAAGCTGTCAAACATGCTTTGGTCCATGGGAAAATAATTGCCTGGATTGTCCCCCATACTCCACCTTGGACCTTCAGTTGGGAACATGCAGCGCCGTTGTCTACCCCTGGGACCACAGAGGCAAGATCATGGATGACGTGAAACAGTCAACTACCATGCTCGGCATTCTTGTGGGGGGCTTGCTGTCACTCATATGTCTCTGTTGGGTGCTCATGTGGATAGCGAGCAGAGTAATACGCTCGCGAACGGCAGCGAGGaaccaggtgagccagagtggctATGCCAGTGAGGTCAGAGACATTGAGATGGCAACTtttaacctggaggaaacccagtcTGCATAA